From the Alteromonas sp. CI.11.F.A3 genome, the window GGCAGACCTAGTTGGGACTTTCTGCGTTAATAAATGGAGAAAGCATTTATTCATAATGCAACACCTCAAGAAGCCCCGTCGATTCAATCATAGAGAAAAAAACCTATTACAATTGAAATCTACACTTATGATTGTTTATTTACTGGTAAAACTGGACACTAATCGATAGAAATATATAGCAATTAGCGCTAACATCTAAGTAATAAAAATCAAGGGGAATTAAGTTTGAAAAAAGTTGTATTTTTCGTCAGGAAATTTCCAGTACTTTCACAAACTTTTGTTATTGATCAAATCAATGGTTTGATTGAACAAGGTGCTGATGTAGAAATAATTTCATTTTATAGGGAAAATCAGGAAGTTAAACTCGACTCCTTAGAAAAGTATAATTTACTTGATAGAACTAAGTTCATAGCGCCCCCCAACGCAATTAAGGTAAAAAAGCCCCTAAAACTTCTTTTTCTGTTTAAGTTTTTTATCACAGTGAAGGCTTCACAACCTTCAATGAGGCATGCATCCGATTTTGTGATGTATGCATTAAAGAAAAACAATATAAATTTAGCTTATGAAGTGGCAATTACATTAATGAATAATCGGGCTCTAAAAATAGAAGCTGATAGTATCATTGCACACTTTGGAAATAACGGCGTAGTGGCACAAAAGTTCATATCCGCAGGTATTCTAACTGGAAAACTTCACACTGTTTTTCATGGTTACGAAATTAGTGAGTATGAAAGTATTGCTTTTTGGAAGCAGGAATATGTCAAATTGTCTCAGGAAAGTACACTTCTGCCTATAAGTAATTTCTGGAAAAATAGGCTCGAAAGTTGGGGGGCAAAAGGCACCTCGATTTCTGTGCATAGAATGGGTGTTGACATAAATAAATTCGATTTTAAAGAGCGCCCTCTTTCCAAGCAAATTCAAATTGTGAGTGTAGCCCGCGCCACAGAAAAGAAAGGTTTAGAGTATGCTATAAAAGCAATGAGTTATTTAGACGATGCTTTTCATCTTTCCCTCATCGGGGGCGGTGCTTTAGAAGATAAACTGATCCAGATGAGTAAAGAATTAGGCGTATCTCACCGTATAACTTTTCATGGCCCAAAAACCCCACACTTTGTAAAAGAAACGCTAGATAATTCAGATATATTTTTATTACCTTCGGTAATCGATAGTATGGGTGACATGGAAGGTGTACCTGTTGCCCTTATGGAAGCAATGGCTTCAGGTTTGTTAGTTGTGAGTACTTTTCATAGTGGTATACCAGAGCTTATTGATGACGGTATAAACGGATTTTTAGTACCAGAAAAAGACCCTGAGAGTATTGCGAAAGCGATTACAAAGATAACAACATTGGAGTCACTCACTAACATTCGAACTGAGGCGAGGAAAAAAGTAGAAATGGAGTTCAACTCACTCACCCTTGCTAAAGAGTTATATAAGATAGTCTAACACGGGTACACTAATAGCTGAAAAGCCCTCTAACTGAGGGCTTTTCTTTACTTCATCTAAAAAACTTTAATGTTTATCTTCTATAATTTCATTAGTCATCTACTTTTTCTTTTTCAACAGCAGCGATTTAAGCTCGGCAACTTGTCTAGATGTTTGTTTGAGAAAGAGTATAAATGAAAAACTCACATAAAATACTGCACCTAAGCCCATTAAAATAACTAGATTTATTATGTCGTAGTTAATCTCGGCTGCAATGAAAGGTTTTACATACATCAACGCTAAAAACATTCCAATTGAGGATAATGCTGAAGGTGCTATCGACACGACTAAAGCTTTTGTATCTATAAAAATATGCTTTTTAACTATGGCTAGTCTTACTGGAGTCGCTAAAAAATTGCTAATGACGAGGCTAATAAGCATGAACGTTACACCAAACCATATTGTACATCCAGCGACAACTACGTTGCACACAATGTTAACCAAGACTAAGTTAAATGCATCTTTAGTTTTAGCTTTCGAAATTAGCAGGTTGGGTAGGAAGCTGGCTATTATTAGCGGGAAAATGCTAAAGGCAGATATCGTCATATAATTTGCACTGGCGCTAAACTTTTCACCAAAAGCTACAGTCACAAAAGGATCAGCTATTGCTGCAAGCCCCATAAATATTGGTGTCACGATTGTTGACGCCACGGTAACAAGTCTTATAAACAGCCCCCCTAAATCCGAACCCTCTTTCACACGTGAGAAACTGGGAACAATCATGGAGTTTATTGAACTCATTGTGACTTGATTTATTACTACCTCGCCTTTGTGTGCAGCTGCAAGAAGTGCGAAGCTTACAGGCCCTAATACAAACCCCGTAAATAGATTGCTGGCTTTTTTGTTTAAGAAGCGCAGTACTACCATCCAAAACAATGGTAAGCAAAAGGTGACTAATTCTTTAAAGTCATCCTTATCAAAATTAAAAGATGGTTTGAATTTCGATACATAAATTAGAAACAAGTATTGTATGGTTATATTGATTAGCTTGCCGAAAATTAGCGACCATATACCATAACCACTTTCTGCCATAAAAATAATTGAAATTGCGGATATAAGAGTGGCGCAGAATTTAGCCACTCCCATTTCTTTGTTTTTGAATTCCCTAAGCAACTTCCCTGTAACTACCACCTGTAAACTAGTTACTAGCGTTATTGGAGCTAAGCTAACGACTACTAACGCAGCTAATTCAGAATAACTGTAATACGCTATTGGAGCACCTATACCTACGATCCCTGCTGATGCTATTAAACCCATACCAAATACAAATGTCATCGTACTGGCAGCGTACCTATCTTCCCATTCTTTCCTTTGAACAAGATTTTGGTTAACACCAGCATTAACTAATGTATTCGCAAACTCTATGAATAGAAAACAAAAACCCGCTAGACCAAACTCTTCTAAAGTAAGAATTCTTGCTAAGTAAGCGTATACGAGAAAATCGACTACGTTTATCCCCGTCCGAGTTAGAGACATCCATAAACTGCCCGCGGTGGCTTTCTTTTTGATCGACATTTAACTTAGTAATCCATATGGTGACAGTCGCGCTTGAAAATTTTTTCAACCTTAAACTTTATTGTCTATTTGAGGCTTTACCTAATGAAAGCGCAATTAGTTCAAACATGCTTACTGCAAAAATTTTAAAAAGAAGAAGAACTATTGATAATTTCCTGAGCAATGAATAGTTAGTTTCAAGAACTATCTTTTTACTTCGCCCCAGAAATGTTTTTAGCAGAAGTACACAAAAATTTATTTTTTCCTTTAAACTAGCTTTACTTAAAGACGAATCCCAAGTCCCCCCTATGATGCGCTTTCTTTTCACAATTAGCTCTCGTACGTTTCTAGAGGGGTGCTTTACGAGTGCCTGGCTGTTATAAATAACTCGGCCCCCGTTTTGTACAACACGTGCACTCATTTCGATATCTCCGCCAGATTTTAAAGAGGCGTTGAAAGTTCCGCATTTATCAAAAAGCAGCTTTGAACAAAAAAAGTTAGCTGTTATACATTTTCCATTTTTTGCATTTTCTTCTTGCTTCATAGAAAAAGTATTTTCAAAGTCTAGGGCACTTTGTTCAGTTTTCTTTTCATTTTCACGATAAAACTCTACTTCTCCTGCGAGAATAGTGTTTTTGTCTAAATTCTTTAAGTTAGCTAAATTGGATTCAATCCATTCTTTCGAAACTAGGCAATCAGAGTCAGTAAATGCAAAAAAACTGCCGCGACTCAATGATATTCCATGATTTCTTGCTGCATATGAACCTGGGGTCATGCAACGTACTACTTTGACATTGTCATGTTTAAGCGGAAAAGCACTGGCTATTTCAAAAGTTCGATCAGTTGAACCATTATCAACAACTATAACTTCCAATACAAAATTAGATACCTTCTGCCCGCATATTGCTGCTATACATTCAGCGATTCTATTTTCGTCGTTATAAACAGGCACGATTACAGTTACAATGGGTTTATCCAAAAATTACCCCTTAACATTTAGGCTATAAGAGTTTTGATAAGAAACTAGGTTCACTTCACATTCTTAATAGTTAGATTTACTGTAATCTAATGTGTATCCAAGTCTTCGAATGCATCAAACGTTTCGCTTGCGATAATATCCCAATCAAATTTAGATAAAAATATGCCTTTATCTAGCTTTAAGTTAAGCGAGTCCAATCCATTTAACTTTTCACTCAATTGAGAAGTATTACCTACTTCGAAGTAGCTAACATCATGAGCTTGAATATCTTTGTTTGGCGCTATGTCACTTAATAGAACTGGGGTGCCTGCACTAATTGCTTCCAGCGCCACTATAGGCAATCCCTCGTGATATGAAGGGAGCACAAAAACTTTTGCATAACTAAATAAAGCATGCAATTCTTCCCCTTTACGTCTACCAGCAAAGATAATATTGTCAGATTTGTGCTTTAACAGATCGGAGGCATATTCATCGATGTGATCAGCATCACCAACAATTACCAATTTGTCGGTAGACTTAGAGTTTTTGTACGCTTCAATTAAATCGTGAAAACCTTTCTCCGGAACAAGTCGTCCAACGGTCAAAATATAATTTTGAGGTTTTATATCTAATTCTTGAGGCAAATGAGATGAAGAGACTTCTTCTAAAAATTTAGGCAGCATTCCATTAGGAACATAACGAACTTTTCTCGCATACTTGATATATCGGCTTCTCAAAAGCTCTGTTAGCGTTTTCCCCACTACTAGAGTGGCATTAGAGAAACGCACTCCCAAGTACTCTCCAAACTTCAGAACCTTTTTAGCAAATGGACTCCATTTTTGCCTATCATAATCAGCACCATGATGAGTAACCACGACTTTCATCCCTAATAATCTAGCTAACGGTGTAAACAAGGCGGGGCCAATAGCATGAAGATGAATAATATCTGGATGCACAAATATTCTAGCGTATAGTATGGCGAAAAAAGTATGCATAAATGTTTCTAAAAACTTATGTTTTAACGTCCACACACTTATTACATTTACACCTTCATAAGTATATTTCTTCTGCTTCACATAAGGGGAACGTGCGATTACAGTAATCGATGCACCGTTTTTTACCATGCGTGGATACAATTGTTGGCAATGTGACTCTATCCCTCCCATCACCTCCGGAATACCTCTAAGTCCTATTGCGCATATTTTCATATAATTATTTAACTTCCATACTTATTTGATGCTCTGAATAATTTCTCTGAACGCTCGGGTTAGCAAAAACAGTACCTAATGCCAGCGCAAAAAATATTAAGCCTTCAATATTCCATAGTGGCATCGTAGCCATATTCATTATCATAAAGCCGATTATCGAGAATGCTAAGATTTTGCCAAGTGGTTTATTTGAAAGGTTGAAAGACACAGTCAGAATATATGCTAACAATCCAATAAAGGATATAAAACCAAAGTAGCCATACTCATATACGTAAGAAACATATGTGTTATGAGCATATAAATCGAACTTATACTTCCATGAGTCTGGGCCAAAGCCAAAAATTTGGTGTAGTAAATCCGCGTTGGTAAACGCGTTAATATATTGACTCCAGATGTATACCCGCGCAGACATAATATCCTGCTCAGCATCGCTAAAATACATTGGAGCTTTAAAAATAAGGTCAAGATTTCCAACCAGTAGTCCCACATCAGCGAAGCGCTCTTGCATTGATAGTGACAGAACGAAAAATAATATAGCGAGAACCATAGTAACGATTGTCAGAACTGGAGCCTTCTGAGAGGGCTTTAAGCGCTGTTCGACTAAGGTAAAATAGAAAATTGCAGCTATTGGCAAAATCGTAAGAATGGCAGTTCGGTAGTTAACTAACACAAGAAGGACAACTGCTATCGTGAATAGAGTAGTTCTGAAACTAATCGCGTTTCTGTTGACTAAACCTAAAACAAATATGAACGACACTACAATCATAGAAAACGCAGCTTCATGATTATAGCCACCTATATAGCTAGTAGAGCCGTCAGCTTCAGTAGCTTTAGCTTCCCCTAAGATTATCGATAAAACTTGTAAGGTTACTGGCATTATAAACGCTACCAACAACTTCTTAAATGTTTCATTCTGCCCTTGGCTTCTGATAGACAAAAACAGAGCACCTGCCAACACTAAGAAATAACACCATTTAACTAGTACATTTATGGTGCCTGGGATTTGCATATTCACGAACCCGCTCACGGCAATGGCGGTGAAAAACATATAAAAAGGGAATAGTTTTTTTAACGTAAATACAGCGGTAGGAATAAGCAACAGCCCCAGTCCTGCCACACCTATACTGCCTAAAGCATTCAATGAAAAACCGGCCACTAAAGAAGGGTAAGTAATAGTATGAAATGCAGATAGAAAATAACGTAGCCAAATTGCACAAATGGCAAAGGCTAAATATTTATTACAGTTACCGGTAATGGTTCTATAAACCATAATTAGGCTTACCACCCCTACCAGTAGTTTGATTGCTTCAAACATAATTAATTAGTCATCTTTTTCTAGAATGGCACTTACACGCTTATGAAAAGCTGCATAAGAAAATTGCTGCGCGCACGCTTGGCTTTTCGCTACATAACGCATTCTGTTAGCGCTACCTTTAAATAATACCAATGCATCGGCAACACCTTGTGCGTTATTTAACTCACACAGTATGCCATTCTTTTCCTCGCTGGCTCCAGAAACTTGGTAAGGGTATTGTTCAGCAATAATTTCAGCCGGGCCCGATTCACAATTTGTCGCAATAACCGGCTTGTCTAAACACATGGCTTCCACTATGGCATTGGGAAAACCTTCTGCATTGCTGGTTGAAACAAAATATTCTGCTTTGGCTACATACGGGTAAGGGTTTGGCTTAAAGCCTAAGAAATGTACTTTATCTGCTATGCCTAGTGTTTTTGCTAGCCCTTTAAGCATGGCTTCTTCATCGCCTACACCAAGAATAACCAGGTCTTCAACTATATTGGCTTTCGCATAAGCGTTTAGTAACAGTGAAAAGTTCTTGTTTTTAACTAACCGCCCTACCCCAATAATATATGGTGCCTTGGGAATGTCGGTTACCTCTTCACTCGCAAGCTCATGAAGCTGAGCAATATCGTACGGGTTATACAATAAGGAAATTTTTTGTTCAGGCACTGCGTAATTTTCAATTAAATCGGCCTTTACGCCCTCAGACACCGCTACAACATTATGGGCACGCTTATACAAAAGCTTAACTAAAAATCGGCTTATAGCATCTTTTAAACCGCCTGATAAATGGCTAGTGGTATTCACTCGCTCACTAATAATGGCGCGGTAGCCTAACGATCTTGCTATCGCAATATTTAAGAAGTTGCTTCGTGTTAAGAAGCTGAAGCATACTTGCGGATTAAGGGTTTTAAGTAGCGGTTTTAATTGTTGGTAACCGGCTTTTAAGCTGCCATTGCTGGTAAGCACCGTTTTAGTAACATATGGTGGGCACTGCTGGCTTTCTTCCAGCGTGTCTAAAAGCACAAGGTGAACGGGTACGTTTGCGTGGGAAAAGTAATCTTCCATAATTGCTAGCAGCTTTGCCATTACCCGTTCAGCGCCACCGCCTTCAAGGGAATTAATTATAAACACCACGGGGCGGTTACTTTTCAGCATGAAACTTCGTTATCCTTGTCATTAGACTAAATGCTAAAGGTAAGTTTAGCACAGCTCAAAATTGGTTTTGTAGTAAAATTACAACATTACAACTAGTAGCACTTTTGCTCTATTGTGAATAACTGGTGCGAACACTAGGGGTTTGGGTTAAAACCTAACTGTTTGTGCAGCTGTTTCTTTTTAAATTATCTTTATAAGCTATCTTTTAAGCTGACTTATTAACTATATTCGCATAGTAGTAATTAATGTTCAGGCTATATACGGTTACTATTATTGTATACGGTTTCTACAAGTATTATTCAGAATGCCATTCATGAAACATGCCAAATATTAATGTTAGTGATTGTACCAACGATACTACGTTGAAAACACTTCCAACTTTTCTATAAGTTTGACATTATCAATTTACTGCCACATTTTTAATATACTATGAAGTGGTTAACTTTTTTTTACAGTTACTTTTTAGTGAATTCGTTTCACTTAGGTGCATTAAGGCTCAATTGGCATGGCAACTCGCAACGCGTGTAAAAATTACCGCCGAACCTGTATTTATGCTCTAACGGGGTTGCTTTTTAGTGCGGTATCGTATGTTGTTGCACAACAAAAAAATATATTCACCCCAGCAGTCTATAGCCGAGTTGAAGCGCTGTTTGGTAAAAATGCCTCTTCTGATGTAGCAAAGTGGCGACAATTAGTTACCAACAGTCAGAACGAAGATATTGATGAAAAGCTTTATCAGGTAAACCGTTTTTTCAATCGGTTTGAATTTGTGGACGACCTGAAGCATTGGCGTCAACCCGATTACTGGGCCACGCCTATCGAATTTATTGCAACAGGTGCGGGCGACTGTGAAGATTATTCTATTGCTAAGTATTTTTCGTTAATAGAACTTGGCATTCCTGAATCGCAACTTCGCCTTATGTACGTGACCGCGTTAGAATTGAACCAACCCCATATGGTATTAGCCTATTATCCAAGCCCTACCTCTATTCCGTTAGTGCTTGATAATATTAACCGCCGTATACTACCTGCAAATAAGCGACGTGATCTTGCGCCCGTGTACAGTTTTAATGGTGAAGGTCTTTGGGCTGCAAAGTCTATGGGAACAGGCAGAAAATTAAGAGGCAGCGGCCCCATGAAAATGTGGGACGACATGATAGATCGTTTAAACAGCGTAATGCTCGGAGATACACAAGAACAATGAAATTATCTACCCAACTAAGCGTTAGCTTGCTCATTTTTTTACTGGCCGTGTTCGCCGGTTCTTTTTTTATTAACGTAAAAATGACCAAAGAATATGTGAATGAACAATTGGCTACCCATGCACAAGACACCGCCACCTCTTTAGGTTTGGCTATGGCGCCTTATCTGTCACAAGAAAATGGCCAAGCAGTGGCCGAAACTATGGTAAATGCCATATTCGACAGAGGTTACTACCAAACAATTTCGTTAAAAGATGCCAATGGCGAAACGCTCATTATTAGGCAAAACCCGAATAAAATAGACACGGTACCGAATTGGTTTACAGAAGCGGTGCATGTAACCCCTCCCGTAAAAGATACCGAGCTGAACGATGGCTGGACTATCGCAGGGCAGCTTTCGGTACAAAGTCACCCAGGGCTTGCTAATGAAAAGCTTTGGGATAGCATTACGCAAAGTGCACTTATGTTTTTTATTGCCTTTGTAATCGCCTACTTAGTGCTGTTGGTTATTATTCGTCAAATTACTAAACCTCTGGAAATAGTGACTGAAAAAATTGGCGATATTCAAAATCAAAAATTCTCAGAAATTGATTACCAACCGTTTACCAAAGAGTTTTCTTTTATCACGCTAGCCGTTAATAAGCTGTCTAGAGCAGTAGAAAGCATGTTTAAAGAACTAACTGCACGAGCTGAACAGTTTAAGGCCATTGCTTATGGCGACAGCCTAACAGGCCTTTCTAACAGAAATGCCTTCAATCGACACATGAACGCACTATTAAGTGGCACGGCTACGGTAGAAGAAGGTTATGTGGTTTTAGTTAGGTTAACGCAGCTAGCACGGGTAAATAACCTTCTTGGCGGTGCCGAAGGTGATGAATATGTAAGTGCGGCTGCAAAAAAACTGAAGCTGGCTGTAATGCAATTTCCAGATAAAGTGACTTTATTTAGAGTGTCGGGTTCTGACTTTGCCTTACTTATGGAAGCAGTATCGCAACAAGAATGCGAAAAAAGACTGAAAAGCCTTAGCGATGAAATTAACAAAATAGATTTTCTTAAAGATGGTGACAAAACTGCCTGGATTGGTGCCGCTAAATATTCAAGTGAAAATAGCTTTTCCGAAGTGATGGAAAAAGCGGATAGCGCTCTGTTGGCAGCAACAAAGCTAGACAGAGGCTGGCAGTTTGCTTCAGAGCTAACGTACATACATAGCAATACTGAATGGCGCGAAAGGCTAAACAACATACTATTGCAGCAGTATGCCGACATTTTAATTCAGCCAATTTTTAGTACCGAAAACAAAGCGCCTTGTTATTACGAAGGGTTTGCGCGCTTTAAAGATATGTCTACCAATACAGATATACCCATGTCGCAGCTAATACCAGCATCGGAGCGACTTCACTTAATACCCCAAGTAGATAGGCTTGTAACGTCTTTAGTGGTGAGTAAATTAATGGCATCGCCACATACTGTGGCAGTGAATATTGCTACTGCGTCAATTGCGAATGCCGACTTTTGCCAATGGCTAAGTGGTTACCTTATTGAAAACAAATCGTTATGCGATAGATTAGCCTTTGAGATTGAAGATTCAGCTATTATTTATTACCGTGAAGCAACCCTTAAATTTTGTGAAATGGTTAAACGTGCAGGATGCACCATTACTATTGAACATTTTGGCGACAATCTTGCATCATTAAGTGGGTTAAGGGCTATTCAGCCCGACTTTGTAAAAATATCCGGCAAATTGACCAAGGATATTCATGAAGACAAAGACAATCAGTTATTTGTTAGCAGCCTAGTAAGTATTGCTAATGGGTTACAAATTAAGGTTATTGCTGAGCTGGTTGAAAGCGAACTTGAAAGTAATGCGCTTAATAAGCTGCAGGTTGTTTATCAGCAAGGCTATCACTTTGCTAAGCCTACAGCATGGCGTCTAGGGAAGTAAAAAGCTAAGACAAGGGGCGTTCATTTGGTATACAATACCTCATGTATGCAAACAGAATTTTTGAAGTAGGAACTATTATGCGTAATAGATTTATTTTTTCTTTAGTAATGAGTGTGCTTATTGCTATTTCGCCAGTAGCTATTGCGCAAGAAAGTGCAGGTAGCGTTCCAGGTTTGCAAATTAGAAACCAGTTATTAACCGTTATTGATAATGGTACTCCAGCTGAAGAAGCGTCGGTTACCGTTAGTAACGATGTGCTTGCGAATGGCAGTGTTGCTATTCCGGCTGAAAGCTTGCCTTTTTTACAGACTAACCAAGCTGCGTTTGAAAGCATGGTAGGTTTATTGGTAGATAACGCAACTGGGTTTGAATTAGCTATTGCTGGTTTTGGTGCATTACCAGAACAGTCATCAGAAGTGGTTACCATTGCGATGATTATGTTTCCAGAAGATGCCAACGAAATTTATAACGTTGCATTGCAAACGGGCGTAATTAGTGCCGAAGACGCATTGTTAGCTGCAATTAATGCAGGCATCGATACCTCTACCCTTACCGCTACTGCGGCGGGTGCTGCTGGCAACGACGTATCACCACTAGGTGTGGGCACAGGCGCTGCTGGTGCGGGCGGTGGCGATACTACTGTTTCAGCGAACTAAGTTATATTGTAATTAAACTCTGTGTTAGCGATCGTTAGTGGTAGTAATAAATGGCGATATTAAATGCTGAGTGTTAATAATAGAAAAACCGAAAAGCTTCTTTTCGGTTTTCTTTTATTTACCCTTTTTTGGCTGCCTATCCCTTTAGGGGCCAATCGCCCATGGGCTTGGGCCCTTATGCAAATTTCTATTTTTTGTATAAGCGCATCATTAATGGCCTTTCACTTTCGCACCGTTACTGTTGTAGTTCGCCAATATCGTGTTTTCGTTCTGCTATGGGTTTTGTTTCTTGCTTGGCAGCTACTAAACTTAATTCCCCTGCCCGCTTCACTTGTTTCCAGCCTACGACCAGAAAAGCTATTACCCGAATACGCAAATGTACCAACTGGTGCTAGTTGGTTACCGCTTAGTTTTGATGTAGGCCAAAGCCAAATTGTTTTTTTGAAATCGCTTTGCTATTGCTTGTTGTTTTTCAGTGTATTGGCATTGGTACGCTCTACATCACGGCTGAAATTTGTATTAATAACCATTAGCGCAAGTGGCATATTTCAGGCCATTTATGGGTCGCTTGAGGTGTTATCAGGTATTGAGTACAGCTTAGTGTTTAAGCAATCTGTTACCCACATTGCTACCGGCAGTTTTATTTACAAAAACCATTTTGCTAATTACTTATTGCTTTCTTTAAGCGCGGCACTAGGCTATTTAATAGCGAGTTTAGGGGAAGACGATGGCTTGTCTAAAAGAGAAAGATTGCGGCGGTGGCTAAAGTTTTGGTTAGGTAATAAAGTGCTGTTTCGTATTGGTATTATTATTATGGTTATTGCATTAGTAATGTCGCGTTCAAGAATGGGGAATACGGCATTTTTTGTTAGCATGACTATAACCGCAGCCCTAGGTTTGTGGTATTTCAAGCCTAGACAAAAAAGCTATGTAGCCTTGTTTATAAGCATGCTCGTTATCGACATTATGATTGTAAGTAGTGTATTTGGTTTAAACGAAGTGAAGCAACGCCTTGAACAAACCGATTTAACCAATGAGAGCCGAGACGAAGTAGTTACCGACGTACTGCCCTTGTTAACGGAATACCCGCTAATAGGTACAGGTGGGGGAACCTTCTATACCGTTTACCCTCAATTTCAAAGTGAGAGTATTCAGCACTTTTACGATCATGCTCATAATGAATACTTACAGTTTAGTATTGAATTTGGCGTTATTGGCGCACTGTTTATGGGCGTATTTGTACTGTGTTGCGGCATAAATGCATTCAATGCTTTTCAGCAACGCCACCACCCTCTGCCACGTGGAGCGGCATTTGCGTGTTTCATGGCTATTATTGGTATGGCCATACACAGTAGCGTAGA encodes:
- a CDS encoding glycosyltransferase; its protein translation is MKKVVFFVRKFPVLSQTFVIDQINGLIEQGADVEIISFYRENQEVKLDSLEKYNLLDRTKFIAPPNAIKVKKPLKLLFLFKFFITVKASQPSMRHASDFVMYALKKNNINLAYEVAITLMNNRALKIEADSIIAHFGNNGVVAQKFISAGILTGKLHTVFHGYEISEYESIAFWKQEYVKLSQESTLLPISNFWKNRLESWGAKGTSISVHRMGVDINKFDFKERPLSKQIQIVSVARATEKKGLEYAIKAMSYLDDAFHLSLIGGGALEDKLIQMSKELGVSHRITFHGPKTPHFVKETLDNSDIFLLPSVIDSMGDMEGVPVALMEAMASGLLVVSTFHSGIPELIDDGINGFLVPEKDPESIAKAITKITTLESLTNIRTEARKKVEMEFNSLTLAKELYKIV
- a CDS encoding oligosaccharide flippase family protein — encoded protein: MSIKKKATAGSLWMSLTRTGINVVDFLVYAYLARILTLEEFGLAGFCFLFIEFANTLVNAGVNQNLVQRKEWEDRYAASTMTFVFGMGLIASAGIVGIGAPIAYYSYSELAALVVVSLAPITLVTSLQVVVTGKLLREFKNKEMGVAKFCATLISAISIIFMAESGYGIWSLIFGKLINITIQYLFLIYVSKFKPSFNFDKDDFKELVTFCLPLFWMVVLRFLNKKASNLFTGFVLGPVSFALLAAAHKGEVVINQVTMSSINSMIVPSFSRVKEGSDLGGLFIRLVTVASTIVTPIFMGLAAIADPFVTVAFGEKFSASANYMTISAFSIFPLIIASFLPNLLISKAKTKDAFNLVLVNIVCNVVVAGCTIWFGVTFMLISLVISNFLATPVRLAIVKKHIFIDTKALVVSIAPSALSSIGMFLALMYVKPFIAAEINYDIINLVILMGLGAVFYVSFSFILFLKQTSRQVAELKSLLLKKKK
- a CDS encoding glycosyltransferase family A protein, which gives rise to MDKPIVTVIVPVYNDENRIAECIAAICGQKVSNFVLEVIVVDNGSTDRTFEIASAFPLKHDNVKVVRCMTPGSYAARNHGISLSRGSFFAFTDSDCLVSKEWIESNLANLKNLDKNTILAGEVEFYRENEKKTEQSALDFENTFSMKQEENAKNGKCITANFFCSKLLFDKCGTFNASLKSGGDIEMSARVVQNGGRVIYNSQALVKHPSRNVRELIVKRKRIIGGTWDSSLSKASLKEKINFCVLLLKTFLGRSKKIVLETNYSLLRKLSIVLLLFKIFAVSMFELIALSLGKASNRQ
- a CDS encoding glycosyltransferase family 4 protein, translating into MKICAIGLRGIPEVMGGIESHCQQLYPRMVKNGASITVIARSPYVKQKKYTYEGVNVISVWTLKHKFLETFMHTFFAILYARIFVHPDIIHLHAIGPALFTPLARLLGMKVVVTHHGADYDRQKWSPFAKKVLKFGEYLGVRFSNATLVVGKTLTELLRSRYIKYARKVRYVPNGMLPKFLEEVSSSHLPQELDIKPQNYILTVGRLVPEKGFHDLIEAYKNSKSTDKLVIVGDADHIDEYASDLLKHKSDNIIFAGRRKGEELHALFSYAKVFVLPSYHEGLPIVALEAISAGTPVLLSDIAPNKDIQAHDVSYFEVGNTSQLSEKLNGLDSLNLKLDKGIFLSKFDWDIIASETFDAFEDLDTH
- a CDS encoding O-antigen ligase family protein encodes the protein MFEAIKLLVGVVSLIMVYRTITGNCNKYLAFAICAIWLRYFLSAFHTITYPSLVAGFSLNALGSIGVAGLGLLLIPTAVFTLKKLFPFYMFFTAIAVSGFVNMQIPGTINVLVKWCYFLVLAGALFLSIRSQGQNETFKKLLVAFIMPVTLQVLSIILGEAKATEADGSTSYIGGYNHEAAFSMIVVSFIFVLGLVNRNAISFRTTLFTIAVVLLVLVNYRTAILTILPIAAIFYFTLVEQRLKPSQKAPVLTIVTMVLAILFFVLSLSMQERFADVGLLVGNLDLIFKAPMYFSDAEQDIMSARVYIWSQYINAFTNADLLHQIFGFGPDSWKYKFDLYAHNTYVSYVYEYGYFGFISFIGLLAYILTVSFNLSNKPLGKILAFSIIGFMIMNMATMPLWNIEGLIFFALALGTVFANPSVQRNYSEHQISMEVK
- a CDS encoding glycosyltransferase, whose product is MLKSNRPVVFIINSLEGGGAERVMAKLLAIMEDYFSHANVPVHLVLLDTLEESQQCPPYVTKTVLTSNGSLKAGYQQLKPLLKTLNPQVCFSFLTRSNFLNIAIARSLGYRAIISERVNTTSHLSGGLKDAISRFLVKLLYKRAHNVVAVSEGVKADLIENYAVPEQKISLLYNPYDIAQLHELASEEVTDIPKAPYIIGVGRLVKNKNFSLLLNAYAKANIVEDLVILGVGDEEAMLKGLAKTLGIADKVHFLGFKPNPYPYVAKAEYFVSTSNAEGFPNAIVEAMCLDKPVIATNCESGPAEIIAEQYPYQVSGASEEKNGILCELNNAQGVADALVLFKGSANRMRYVAKSQACAQQFSYAAFHKRVSAILEKDD
- a CDS encoding transglutaminase-like cysteine peptidase produces the protein MATRNACKNYRRTCIYALTGLLFSAVSYVVAQQKNIFTPAVYSRVEALFGKNASSDVAKWRQLVTNSQNEDIDEKLYQVNRFFNRFEFVDDLKHWRQPDYWATPIEFIATGAGDCEDYSIAKYFSLIELGIPESQLRLMYVTALELNQPHMVLAYYPSPTSIPLVLDNINRRILPANKRRDLAPVYSFNGEGLWAAKSMGTGRKLRGSGPMKMWDDMIDRLNSVMLGDTQEQ